In Euphorbia lathyris chromosome 2, ddEupLath1.1, whole genome shotgun sequence, the sequence AACTTCGCCTTCTCTAGTGCCTTTATTCATACATTGCTATTAAGAGAGATTGTGCACGAGAAATCAATGGATAGAGAAATGTGGTTTTTTTTATCGCCGGAGTTGAATTGCGAATAAATGATTGGGAATACAGGCTAATAACGGGATTACGATTTGGTGGTTTGCTCGAGTTTACGAAAAGGATTCATAAGTTAAAAGAGGGTGATATTGACTAAGTACTTCAATAGGGTATATCCCATAACTCACGGTGACATTTTCGAGTGTTTTCAGACACTGATTGGAGtaaaatgaatgatgatgaagctGTAAGTATGGCGGTGTTGTATTTTGTGCATCGTTGTCTACTTACAACTGAGAAATCATGGTTGGTGAATCTGTATTGGATAGTCCTTGCTGATTATCCCATATTGTTTGATGCATTCACGTGGGGTGAAGTAACTTGGACTAAAACGTACAAGACGATGTCAAAAGGTATTGCGAAACGAAAGGATGTAATTACTTCCAAAGAAAAGGGTTTTCCAGCTAAATATTAACTGATTGGATTTGCTCATGTAGTCAAAGTAAGTATTGCAAATATTGGTGAAtatgaatttaaaaaattaacgtTCACATGGTTGTTTGTTTACCTTGTATAGGTTTGGCTATTTTAGCTTTGGAAGGTGTCGGAGACGTTTTACACGAAGAAAGCAGACTTTATTCCACCCTGTGTGCTTAGATGGAAGACTAACAAAGTCCCGACTTTTGATCAAGTATTTGAGATTCTCAATGTGAGTATCGCTACGGGATGATGTCAAATTGAGCATATCTAGTTTGtcatatcatatatatatatatatatatatatatatatatatataggattcCACTCCTCTGTGATCCTAAATTATTGTGGAAGATACCAAGAAGAATACGTCTTAGTATAATGCTCTTGTTGATCATATTGAGAGTCGTGAGGCTGATTTTGATAAGTTATTTGAGTCGTTTATTGATGTTGATGTGGAGGGTAAGGATGCTGGTAAGGGTAAGCATGAAGAGGGTAATACGTATCAGGAGGGTGCTACCGATGTAGGTGATGGGGTTATGAAAGATATGACATCCTATGATGTTATATCCGAGTCTATACTATGTTCACCGAGCACTAAGAGTGGTGTAAGGGTCAATTTGATGAGATGGATAAAAAAGTGTCGACATTAGACAACAAGATGATGGATTTGGTCAAAGATGTTCGTACCTTAGAGGAAAAGGTTCGCACCTTGGAAGGTTCGGGATGGGAGGACATTATTGAATTCTATCTATTATTTTTTGAATTCCGTAATTTTATTTGTTGAATTCTAATTGACAGCGGAAGGACGTGAAAGGACAACCGGATGACGAATATGGACAACATGTTGATCAGCCATTACATCTTACAGATAATCCTGATGTAGTTATTATTGATGAAAAACGGCGTATAAGAAAACGAGGACCATTGATCGGATCAgatgacataataaataaataggccatgtttgggaattagctgttaactgattacattagctgatttgactagctgtttgtgtagacctgtttgataaaaattagctgattaatAATAGcagtttgtgcaaaaagacgaataagggcattaattttggcgcaggagaagaggagtctatctattagggttaaagaagtccattaattttaatattccaaaacgctaattgaaaaagctccttttaagagctttttctaaattagcgttttcatcccaaaactctcttccaaacctctctccaccaaacactccaatcagcggtttcagtggtcaaacctctaaaattggtcaaaaccgctctttttatcccaaaacgctctttaccaaacagggccataatatattaattatatatatatatatatattaaaattatatttatatatatatatataataattataataaacctATTTCAACGGCAAATCATTTTGAGTTTAATCAACAGCAAAACAACAACAAAGGCATTATTTCGATAATCAAGCAAAGTAAATTCCACTTAAACTATCCCAAAAAAGCAAAGGTTCAATGATGCAAACCTGGAAATCAGTTAAGCTAATGCACACATAGGTTACAACAGACGCATATGGAGGCAGAAAGAAGAATCGCACCTTTCTTCGcgacttgtttttttttttttactttttgtttttttattaagttttttaGTTAATAATATTGTACAATAATTAAAAGTTGcagttaaatatattttttttaattgtcaaAGATCCCAGGGTCAGTTCAACCACAGATCTCTCCGGATTTTTGAGTATTCATATAGCCGGATAGGTTCGGACTGGTTGCCTAACCAGTTACCAATTCGACCAGTCCGATCCGAGCCTGATAACATTGCTTTTTCATTTACAAATCAAACAAACCAGTTAAATTATTTAGCACATATCAATCATTGGCAACAGGATTACGAGAACCCTATGTAAAAATATATAAGACTAAGTATAGAAGTAGCTGGTATTCACTATGTATTTAGATACATAATGTAGGGGATGAGATCTTATATTAACGACCTATCCTCCAAGGCAAATAAAAACCCTTGTAATTTTTTGAAATACATATTTCTATTCAGCAGGAATCACTATAATTATTTCAACTTCTTTGTGCAACTTTCCATTCTCCCGTTCACTAAATCAATTTCCTCTTCATTTTCAAAAGCTCAAATTATCCTCTGATCAacaacacaaattaaaaaaaaaaaaagctattaAGAACAAGAATACAAAATAATCCCTGATCAAGAACACCAACCACCGACTCCTTTTTGAGAAGGTTAATTAAAGGGAGAGGAGGGGAGTTAGGGTGAGGTAGAGTTGCTAAACTTGCTTGTTTAAGTTCCGGactaaaaatgaagttattttaAGGTTTTTTAAACTCCATTTAACCTTAAAAAAAACTCACCTCCTTTCCATTTCTTTCCAAGCAAGCAAGATTAGCTAAATAACCTCATCTAACCCCAAAACAAGCAGAACTAACCTTAATTTCAAATATTCCAACAGGGTGCTCTTGAAAACCATATAGTTACAAAGAAAAGATTGAGGATTGGAACTGATATCAAGTCTTACAACCTTTACCATTGGTGAGCTGAAAATGGAGGTTTTCAAACCTCCATTCCCTCCCTTTCTATTATTAAACTTCTTCCTAAGCATGATTAGTTGTCTAATCTTCCATTAATTAACCTTGTCTGCTTACTGTCTCTACAGCCAAAAGACTTGTAGGCCAAGCCAATATGTGATATGTATTCCAGCAACAATATCAAAATCAACATAGAAATAATTAAAGATTCTGAgagaaaagtaaaaataaaagaaacctTTTGCAGACAGTATAGGAAAAGATATGAAATGTCTCATAACAAAATTCTTAGGCATAATTCCTACAACAAAACCTTTAACTTTCAGTCTGGAACTGGCAGCTCACTCTTCATCctcttcatctccatcaccaCCAGCACCCTTCTTGCTAGCAGCCCTTTGGTTCCTTCTCTTCACTCTACCAGGGCGTCCCCCTCCGAACGTACTTGTAAGTGAAAAATCGATGTGCTTTTGGGAGTCGACCCTCACCATGAATGAAGGGATGTTCACAACCTGTCTCCCAACCCTAGCACAACATATAGcgttattaataataatagcaGGCAATAGCGGGAACTGAGCAATGACCACAAACTTGAATTATGGAGACACTAGATTCTATGAAAATTTTCTGCTACTACACATGATGTTTGTTTCATGTAGAGAGTGAAATATAAGCAGTTTTCTGACAAATGGAACAGTAATGCACAGAAATAGAATAATGATTGCTTGTGGTGCTAATGAAAGACAGTATTAACAGCATAAAGAAACAAAAGCAAGAAACAGAAATAAAGTTCAAACACACAATTCAAGAAAGTCAAAATATGTTAGGAGAAaagatttttaatttaaaagaataaaatgtaAAGATGCAACTCTAACTGATATTGGGAACCAGAAGTGAATCTGATGTCGGATCTAAGGGAAATCAAAAGTGGGCCATGCAAATGTAAGTTACTGATAGATCAGCCAAAAGATTATCAGAAGAAAACCgcccaaaatcaaaaatttaacttttgtaTTACTTCAGAAAAAACATGATACTGAATGTATTGTGTCCACTGTTCTAATATCACAGAAGAACAAAAATTCAAACACAGAAGGACAAAAACTCAAATATTCTAACTATATGGATTTCATTCATATCCCGAAACAAAtgacgaaaaaaaaaaaaaccactaaGAATCGGGGGAAGTTATATAAAGAACAGCAGCAGCAATAGTTCAAACCCAAAGGTAATATTATTACACATGCACTATAAAGAACATGGTGCGACCCATAGCCTAAACATCTAAAGGATTGAATTACGAAGAACCAAGAAGATTATATTCAAATGATAGCACCCCACACCATAAAAGCTTGATCACTCAAATAACCATGATTTCCTCTGATACATAGCCATAACCTCCTTACATGTTAAAATAGTACCAAGTTGTTTACAAGGAAAGATAATGCTCATTCTATTCACATGTGCTGAGATCCACAATTTAACTGCTACATAGCATTAGCACATAGAGAGAGGGAGGGAGGGAGGGAGAGAGATCAGAATCCTTAACCCAGAGTTTCCGATAATCAAAGTTCCAAGATGTAATTACAGCTGTCCAAAAAAATTCTTATACTTGAAACATAATTAGTTAATATTAAAAAGTTCATAAAGTACCTCACAAGGTTGGACCATAGCAAGGCTAACTCCATGTTTACTGAACCTCATAAGAAAGAATATTTTCCATCAAAAGTGCTTATAAAAATTGATAATGTATCCCTACTACAGTTTCTAACAAAGAAAAGGAATATCTCCAAATAAGAAGtgcttgtaaaaaaaaataaacttcaTAAACAATATCAGAGTCTTTAAAATCTCAATAACCTTACtacacaaaaaagaaaaagaaaaaaagaaacatcAACTCAGCAAAACTTAAACTTGGACGAAAAGGGCCTTGTAACCCAATCAAATTCATTAAGTGCTCACATCAAATATTCAAATGCAGATACGACGCACCAAAAGAAGCATACATACTCTCAGTGAAAATCCTAATTACATCCAACATAAAACAGCCATATAACCAGAGATATAAAGCtagataaaaaagaaagtaaagagTATAGTAGAATAGAAAACTATACCTAATGTGCTTTTGCCTAATAAGCACCCGGGCATGGTGAATCGACTTAGCCATACCAGACTTGAACACAAGAGTTTGAAGACGGCGCTCAAGAAAGTTCTCCACAGTTAGGGCCAACACATAATCAAGCTTGTTTTGGCTTTCATCCAAAAGTCCATACCTATTCATCCTTCTAAGAAGAGCTTCACCCTCAAAGATTCGTCGTGGGTTTTTCTCATCAAGGGTGAGAAGCATTCTTGCTGCGTTACGAATGCGACTCAATGCATACTGAACCCTCCAAAGCTCTCTCTTACAACGGAGTCCATATTCTCCAACCAGCTTTAGCTCAGCATCCAAACGCTCCTTCTCATAGGGTCGTCTTGGTTTCTTAAAGGTTTTCCCATCTATTGAAAAAGATAGACTTGTTAATCCAATTATAGAAAATCTAGTCACTACTAAACCCAGTCTTACAACCGCATggataaaaactaaaaaaataattattttccaataacagaaaaaaaaatccaattttCGCAACATTCATCCGCCTTCCATATTctgaaagcaaaagaaaagacaaaaaaaaaccctCCAAATATATAGCCATGACTCTTAACCTTATTTCGTGACTATGAGATACACAAGTATAGTTCATTCACTTTGATTCATCCAGTCGGCAGTGGCTAAATCACTTATCCATGACTTAAAAGTTTATTTGGCATTATCCTTCGTGGATTTGCTTCCCCAGATTCCTTTCTAACTAGCATTTTGCAGCACTTACAAAAGTAAAATGAAAAAACTCATACCAAAACCAAACAGCTAAATAAGAAAGAAGATCAAAACAGAAAATAGTATAAAAGCCCTAATCAAACAGAGAAATCAAATTATCCACGGTGGAGAACACTACCTAACAGcacagaagaaaaaaaattatcaagaaGCAGATAAcgtaaaatgcaaaaaaaaaattggtaaaTGGAGGAAGGAAAATACAACTTACAGTTGCGGTAGAACGAGACGTGCACCATGATTGTAGCTGCGGATGCTTACCTCTGCGATCTTCTTTGTGAAAATGGGgagggaggaggaagaagacgTGTTTGGCAATGAACGAGAGCTtatatatgttttctttttcttttccacaGCGTAAACCCTAAAAGTATTGGGCCAATTATCGAGTTCTGGGAGGCTTTTGGCCCATTTCGCTTCTTTTTTGTTAAGTATTATAGGATTAATCCCTTATtgggtaatttttttaaaaaaaaaaaattattagacCTGGTGGGGAAATATTTTTCGAGAATGGACTATTTCCCAATcaggattaaataaataattttttttattattttattatctattaCGGCGCATATAACATTAGGGGTGAGAAAAACCGAATCAAAATGTAATTCAGTTTGGTTcagttgttttttttcttcaacttcaatttttggtttggtttcgatataaacttaaaaaaacCAAACAAATACATACttacattatttatttatgtagtTTCTCTCCAAACCCACTCACATGTTTCTGCCCAACCACTTCAAATTGTGACTTACAATTACATGGCCTGctcaatattatttttatttgggtACTAAAAATAACTTAAACATCAATTCATTTTTATGATTTCGAATCATTGTTTATGTTTACTGATTGTTGGattgtttttttgtttattaattaattattatggaTATGGAATCATTGGTTTagaattttgaaagaaaaaattacagcacaaattgttttattttaaaattttggtaTTGGTAAATTTAAAGTTTATAAACAGATGTATGCCATAAAAATATTGTAAGCAAATCCCTAATTTGGTTTGGAATAGAACCAAACCAAaatagtttggttcggtttataaaaaatgctcttatttggttttgttttatttagttCGATTCGGTTTTTGAACCGAATCGGACCGTACTCACCCCTATATAGCGGTGTAATGGGCAAGTTGACAAGAATCCACAAAAGGGATTCCAGTGAACAACTGGACAATGGCGTAgcattttatttaatatttttaaaaataaaattaatattataaaaataaaattatattattgaatttttgttttatagaattttgattaaaatttaaatttgatcTTATCTACAAA encodes:
- the LOC136218473 gene encoding small ribosomal subunit protein uS4y isoform X1, yielding MVHVSFYRNYGKTFKKPRRPYEKERLDAELKLVGEYGLRCKRELWRVQYALSRIRNAARMLLTLDEKNPRRIFEGEALLRRMNRYGLLDESQNKLDYVLALTVENFLERRLQTLVFKSGMAKSIHHARVLIRQKHIRVGRQVVNIPSFMVRVDSQKHIDFSLTSTFGGGRPGRVKRRNQRAASKKGAGGDGDEEDEE
- the LOC136218473 gene encoding small ribosomal subunit protein uS4y isoform X2, with protein sequence MVHVSFYRNYGKTFKKPRRPYEKERLDAELKLVGEYGLRCKRELWRVQYALSRIRNAARMLLTLDEKNPRRIFEGEALLRRMNRYGLLDESQNKLDYVLALTVENFLERRLQTLVFKSGMAKSIHHARVLIRQKHISKHGVSLAMVQPCEVLYELFNIN